The following are from one region of the Shinella sp. PSBB067 genome:
- a CDS encoding ankyrin repeat domain-containing protein — protein MNLQLHQAAAADDAAAIVTLLSGGAEIDARDASGATALLVATHGNRVNAARALIEAGADVNAKDGISDSPYLYAGARGHLDILKLTLAHGADLASTNRYGGTALIPASERGHVETVDTLIRAGVDIDHVNRLGWTALLEAVILGNGGPRHVRIVELLIEAGANVDLADNEGVTPLRHARDRGFGEIVALLEKAGAK, from the coding sequence ATGAACCTTCAATTGCACCAGGCCGCCGCGGCCGACGACGCCGCCGCCATCGTAACGCTGCTGTCAGGCGGCGCGGAGATCGACGCGCGGGACGCAAGCGGCGCAACCGCCCTTCTCGTCGCCACGCACGGCAACCGTGTGAACGCCGCCCGCGCGCTGATCGAGGCCGGCGCCGACGTCAATGCCAAGGATGGCATCAGCGACAGCCCCTATCTCTATGCCGGCGCGCGCGGCCATCTCGACATCCTGAAGCTGACGCTCGCCCACGGCGCCGACCTTGCGAGCACCAACCGCTACGGCGGCACCGCCCTCATTCCCGCGTCCGAGCGCGGCCATGTCGAGACCGTCGACACGCTGATCAGGGCCGGCGTCGACATCGACCACGTCAACCGCCTCGGCTGGACGGCGTTGCTGGAGGCCGTCATCCTCGGCAACGGCGGGCCGCGCCATGTCCGCATCGTCGAGCTTCTCATCGAGGCGGGCGCGAATGTCGACCTCGCCGACAACGAAGGCGTGACACCCCTCCGGCATGCCCGCGACCGCGGCTTCGGCGAGATCGTCGCCCTGCTGGAGAAGGCGGGGGCGAAATAG
- a CDS encoding bifunctional allantoicase/(S)-ureidoglycine aminohydrolase, with protein MQRSYYSSLGGHPPQSDLLTGRAVFTEAYAVIPKGVMQDIVTSFLPFWNETRCWVIARPLSGFAETFSQYVMEVAPGGGSGRPEQDPDAEGVLFVVDGAVELTLPTGSHTLKPGGYAFLPPGLKWSLHNRSGAHARFHWIRKAYEAVDGLPHPEPLILDEKDIAPSVMPGTDGGWATTRFVDPSDLRHDMHVTIVTLMPGAVIPFAETHVMEHGLYVLQGKAVYRLNQDWVEVEAGDFMWLRAFCPQACYAGGPEPFRYLLYKDVNRHMALKPFAARR; from the coding sequence ATGCAAAGAAGCTATTACTCCTCCCTCGGCGGCCATCCGCCGCAGAGCGATCTCCTGACCGGCCGCGCCGTCTTCACGGAGGCCTATGCCGTCATTCCCAAGGGCGTGATGCAGGACATAGTCACTTCCTTCCTGCCCTTCTGGAACGAGACGCGCTGCTGGGTGATCGCCCGCCCGCTCTCCGGCTTCGCCGAGACCTTCTCGCAATATGTCATGGAAGTCGCCCCGGGCGGCGGCAGCGGCAGGCCGGAGCAGGACCCGGACGCCGAGGGCGTGCTTTTCGTCGTCGACGGCGCAGTGGAGCTGACCCTGCCGACCGGCAGCCACACGCTCAAGCCGGGTGGCTACGCCTTCCTGCCGCCGGGCCTCAAGTGGTCCCTACACAACCGCTCGGGCGCCCATGCCCGCTTCCACTGGATCCGCAAGGCCTATGAGGCCGTTGACGGCCTGCCCCATCCTGAGCCGCTCATCCTCGACGAAAAGGACATCGCCCCGTCCGTCATGCCCGGCACCGACGGCGGATGGGCGACGACACGCTTCGTCGACCCCTCGGACCTTCGTCACGACATGCATGTGACGATCGTCACGCTCATGCCGGGCGCGGTCATTCCCTTCGCCGAGACCCATGTCATGGAACACGGCCTCTACGTGCTGCAGGGCAAGGCCGTCTATCGCCTCAACCAGGACTGGGTGGAAGTGGAGGCCGGCGACTTCATGTGGCTGCGCGCCTTCTGCCCGCAGGCCTGCTATGCCGGCGGCCCGGAGCCGTTCCGCTACCTGCTCTACAAGGACGTCAACCGCCACATGGCGCTGAAACCCTTCGCCGCACGCCGCTGA
- a CDS encoding cyanate transporter produces the protein MTDMRSGRDWAMLALVVLVGLNLRPFLAAPAPILAEIVADTGLGYGGIAMLTLLPMLLMGVGAFVAPGLQVRIGARRGLLIALAILLAGSALRLLASSGAVLIATAALCGIGVAFIQAAFPGIIKARFPGSVPAVTGLYSAMIMAGGAFGARLMPVLVQAGFGWRASLAWLALPVAVAFVAAWRILSDTRSSRPDGALARHLLRRPRTWALMAAFGLINSGYTSMIAWLAPYYQAQGWTSADSSGLVAVMAVCQAAAALGLPLLARRNVDRRRWLWLTIALQAVGFLGLANAPGMAPALWAGLCGAGLGGSFALAIVTALDHLPRPEQAGALAALMQGGGFLLAAAGPYAMALLHGWTGGFSAGWMLHFGCVLITALLYLRFNPRSYPEAMAFAS, from the coding sequence ATGACGGATATGCGCTCCGGCCGCGACTGGGCAATGCTCGCACTGGTCGTCCTGGTCGGCCTCAACCTCCGGCCGTTCCTGGCCGCCCCCGCGCCGATCCTTGCCGAAATCGTCGCCGATACCGGACTCGGCTATGGCGGCATCGCGATGCTGACGCTGCTGCCGATGCTGCTGATGGGCGTGGGTGCCTTCGTCGCGCCCGGCCTGCAGGTGCGGATCGGCGCGCGGCGCGGGCTTCTCATCGCGCTCGCCATCCTGCTCGCCGGCTCGGCCCTGCGTCTCCTGGCGTCGAGCGGCGCCGTGCTGATCGCCACGGCGGCGCTCTGCGGCATCGGCGTCGCGTTCATCCAGGCGGCCTTTCCCGGCATCATCAAGGCACGCTTTCCCGGCAGCGTACCAGCGGTGACGGGCCTCTATTCGGCGATGATCATGGCGGGCGGTGCCTTCGGGGCACGGCTGATGCCCGTTCTCGTCCAGGCCGGCTTCGGCTGGCGGGCGTCGCTCGCCTGGCTGGCGCTGCCGGTCGCCGTCGCGTTCGTCGCCGCCTGGCGCATCCTCTCCGATACAAGGTCGAGCAGGCCGGACGGCGCGCTGGCGCGCCACCTGCTGCGCCGGCCGCGCACCTGGGCGCTGATGGCGGCCTTCGGGCTGATCAATTCGGGCTATACGTCGATGATCGCCTGGCTTGCGCCCTACTACCAGGCGCAGGGCTGGACGAGCGCCGACAGCAGCGGCCTCGTCGCCGTCATGGCGGTGTGCCAGGCGGCCGCGGCGCTCGGCCTTCCCCTTCTCGCGCGGCGCAATGTCGACCGCCGTCGCTGGCTGTGGCTGACCATCGCCCTGCAGGCGGTCGGCTTCCTCGGGCTTGCGAACGCCCCGGGCATGGCGCCCGCCCTCTGGGCGGGTCTGTGCGGCGCCGGCCTCGGCGGCAGCTTCGCGCTCGCCATCGTCACCGCGCTCGACCATCTGCCGCGACCCGAGCAGGCCGGGGCGCTCGCCGCGCTGATGCAGGGTGGCGGCTTTCTCCTTGCCGCCGCCGGACCCTATGCGATGGCGCTGCTGCACGGCTGGACCGGCGGATTTTCCGCCGGCTGGATGCTGCATTTCGGCTGCGTGCTGATAACCGCGCTGCTTTATCTCCGCTTCAATCCGCGCTCCTATCCCGAGGCGATGGCCTTCGCCTCATGA
- a CDS encoding LysR family transcriptional regulator yields MLDPRLLRAFVAIADSGSFTAAADRLHMTQSTMSQQIARLEEAIGRDLVDRAARPVRLTVTGERLLGHARRILALQSEALTLVAETSGTTSVRIGMPDDIATPEMARAFATFTRRHKEVRLDVTTGLRSDLTRRYRAGELDIVVLKEDTPSADAWASFAEPIAWFSAEDAAGDLPDPVPLVTFPPGGLYRDAMFERLERERRRWYVAFTSASLRNVLMAVEAGLGLSLLPVDATRGWRLKSLPDFGPEPPVVASLYSWERNGIVGELAGEALDILKRHFDRERG; encoded by the coding sequence GTGCTCGACCCGCGCCTGCTCCGGGCCTTCGTGGCGATTGCCGATTCCGGCAGCTTCACCGCGGCGGCCGACCGCCTGCACATGACCCAGTCCACCATGAGCCAGCAGATCGCCCGCCTCGAGGAGGCGATCGGGCGCGACCTCGTCGACCGCGCCGCGCGGCCGGTGCGGCTGACGGTGACGGGCGAGCGCCTGCTCGGCCACGCCCGCCGCATCCTCGCCCTGCAGAGCGAGGCATTGACGCTGGTGGCCGAGACCTCCGGCACGACCTCCGTGCGGATCGGCATGCCCGACGACATCGCCACGCCCGAAATGGCCCGCGCCTTCGCCACCTTCACGCGGCGCCACAAGGAGGTCCGGCTCGACGTCACGACGGGCCTGCGCTCCGACCTGACCCGCCGCTACCGCGCAGGCGAGCTCGACATCGTGGTGCTGAAGGAGGACACGCCGAGCGCCGACGCCTGGGCGAGCTTCGCGGAACCCATCGCCTGGTTCAGCGCAGAGGATGCGGCGGGCGACCTGCCCGATCCCGTGCCGCTCGTCACCTTCCCGCCGGGCGGGCTCTACCGCGACGCCATGTTCGAGCGGCTGGAGCGCGAGCGGCGGCGCTGGTATGTCGCCTTCACCTCCGCCAGCCTGCGCAACGTGCTGATGGCGGTCGAGGCGGGCCTCGGCCTTTCGCTGCTTCCCGTCGATGCCACCAGGGGATGGCGGTTGAAGTCCCTGCCCGATTTCGGGCCGGAGCCGCCCGTCGTCGCCTCGCTTTATTCCTGGGAGCGCAACGGCATTGTCGGCGAACTGGCGGGCGAGGCGCTCGACATCCTCAAGCGCCATTTCGACCGCGAGCGCGGCTAG
- a CDS encoding malonyl-CoA synthase yields MANHLFDAIRAAATPEAVFIETAEGRLWTYGDMIRLSGQFAGALRRLGVAPGDRVAVQVEKSPEALMLYLACLRAGAVYLPLNTAYTLAELDYFIGDAEPRLVVVDPKARDGVAAIAEAHGGVVETLDATGGGSLVQRAGSEDADFPDADREADDLAAILYTSGTTGRSKGAMLTHDNLLSNALTLRDHWRFTSADRLIHALPIFHTHGLFVASNVTLLSGASMYLLAKFDADETLKLMESATVLMGVPTFYVRLVQHPGLTRAATAGMRLFVSGSAPLLAETHRGFSEKTGHAILERYGMTETNMNTSNPYDGDRVAGTVGFPLPGVSLRVTEPETGKPLPDGETGMIEVRGPNVFKGYWRMPEKTAAEFRADSFFITGDLGRIDGRGYVHIVGRGKDLVISGGYNIYPKEVEAEIDGMPGVVESAVIGVPHPDFGEGVTAVVVRAKGSALDEKAVLDGLKDRLARYKQPKRVLFVDDLPRNTMGKVQKNVLRETYADLYGS; encoded by the coding sequence ATGGCCAATCATCTTTTCGACGCGATCCGTGCTGCCGCGACGCCGGAGGCGGTCTTCATCGAAACGGCCGAGGGGCGGCTCTGGACCTATGGCGACATGATCAGGCTTTCCGGGCAGTTCGCGGGCGCGCTCCGCCGGCTCGGCGTGGCGCCGGGCGACCGCGTGGCGGTGCAGGTGGAAAAAAGCCCGGAGGCGCTGATGCTCTATCTCGCCTGCCTCAGGGCGGGTGCGGTCTACCTGCCGCTGAACACGGCCTATACGCTGGCGGAACTCGACTATTTCATCGGCGATGCCGAGCCGCGGCTGGTGGTCGTCGATCCGAAGGCCCGCGACGGCGTGGCGGCGATCGCCGAGGCCCATGGGGGCGTCGTCGAGACGCTGGATGCGACGGGCGGGGGGAGCCTCGTGCAAAGGGCCGGCAGCGAGGATGCGGATTTTCCCGACGCCGACCGCGAAGCGGACGATCTAGCCGCCATCCTCTATACATCCGGCACGACCGGCCGTTCCAAGGGCGCGATGTTGACGCACGACAACCTGCTGTCCAACGCCCTGACGCTGCGCGACCACTGGCGCTTCACCAGCGCCGACCGGCTGATCCACGCCCTGCCGATCTTCCACACGCACGGCCTCTTCGTCGCTTCGAACGTGACGCTGCTTTCCGGCGCCTCGATGTATCTCCTGGCGAAGTTCGACGCCGACGAGACGCTGAAGCTGATGGAAAGCGCGACGGTGCTGATGGGCGTGCCGACCTTCTATGTGCGACTGGTGCAGCATCCGGGCCTGACGCGGGCGGCGACCGCCGGCATGCGGCTCTTCGTGTCCGGTTCCGCGCCGCTGCTCGCCGAAACCCATCGCGGCTTTTCGGAAAAGACCGGCCACGCCATCCTCGAGCGCTACGGCATGACCGAAACCAACATGAACACCTCCAACCCCTATGACGGCGACCGCGTGGCCGGCACGGTCGGCTTCCCGCTGCCCGGCGTTTCGCTGCGCGTCACGGAGCCGGAGACCGGCAAGCCCCTGCCGGACGGCGAGACGGGCATGATCGAGGTGAGAGGCCCGAACGTCTTCAAGGGCTACTGGCGCATGCCGGAAAAGACCGCCGCCGAATTCCGCGCGGACAGTTTCTTCATCACCGGCGACCTCGGCCGGATCGACGGGCGCGGCTATGTGCACATCGTCGGGCGGGGCAAGGACCTCGTGATCTCCGGCGGCTACAACATCTACCCGAAGGAAGTGGAGGCCGAGATCGACGGCATGCCCGGCGTCGTCGAAAGCGCCGTCATCGGCGTGCCGCATCCCGATTTCGGCGAGGGCGTGACGGCGGTCGTGGTGCGGGCGAAGGGTTCGGCGCTGGACGAGAAGGCGGTGCTCGACGGGTTGAAGGACCGGCTGGCGCGCTACAAGCAGCCCAAGCGCGTGCTCTTCGTCGATGACCTGCCGCGCAACACAATGGGCAAGGTGCAGAAGAACGTACTGCGCGAGACCTATGCCGATCTCTACGGAAGCTAG
- a CDS encoding SDR family NAD(P)-dependent oxidoreductase, protein MLFAGKIALVTGAGSGIGKATALAFARHGASVGVLSRTAEEVEATAKEIRALGGSALALVADVTEEASMRAAVAQLADTFGGLDIVVANAGINGVWAPIDDLKPEEWDETIAVNLRGTYLTLHVAVPHLKKAGEGSIVVVSSINGTRTFTTPGATAYSASKAAQVAMVQQLALELGKAGIRVNAVCPGAIETDIDENTAQRGAHETGIPVHWPEGDIPVSQGKPGAADEVADAILFLASSKARHITGVPLWIDGGQGLLR, encoded by the coding sequence ATGCTCTTTGCAGGAAAGATCGCCCTCGTGACCGGTGCCGGATCAGGCATCGGCAAGGCCACGGCGCTGGCATTCGCGCGCCATGGCGCAAGCGTCGGCGTTCTGAGCCGGACCGCCGAAGAGGTTGAGGCGACAGCAAAGGAGATCCGCGCGCTCGGCGGCTCGGCGCTGGCGCTCGTGGCCGACGTCACGGAGGAAGCGTCCATGCGGGCGGCGGTCGCGCAGCTTGCCGATACCTTCGGCGGGCTCGACATCGTCGTGGCCAATGCCGGCATCAACGGGGTCTGGGCGCCGATCGACGACCTCAAGCCTGAGGAATGGGACGAGACCATCGCCGTCAACCTGCGCGGCACCTATCTGACGCTCCACGTTGCGGTGCCGCATCTGAAGAAGGCGGGTGAGGGAAGCATCGTCGTCGTCTCCTCGATCAACGGCACCCGCACCTTCACGACGCCGGGCGCGACGGCCTATTCCGCCTCCAAGGCGGCGCAGGTGGCGATGGTGCAGCAGCTCGCGCTGGAACTCGGCAAGGCCGGGATCCGCGTGAACGCCGTCTGCCCCGGCGCCATCGAGACCGACATCGACGAGAACACAGCGCAGCGCGGCGCACACGAGACGGGCATTCCCGTCCACTGGCCGGAAGGCGACATACCGGTCTCGCAGGGCAAGCCCGGAGCGGCCGACGAGGTAGCCGACGCGATCCTTTTCCTCGCCTCCTCCAAGGCGCGGCATATCACCGGGGTGCCGCTCTGGATCGACGGCGGGCAGGGTCTCCTTCGCTGA
- a CDS encoding CBS domain-containing protein, which yields MRVKDVMSAQIVTVSPSDTAQSAARLMLETEVGALPVEVPGVGAIVGIITDRDIVVSVLGRGLSTSTTIAEFMTVSPEVCNETDETAAVAARMRDLGVRRLVVVNDERRVVGIVGIVDLPAAKPTEEER from the coding sequence ATGCGTGTGAAGGACGTGATGTCCGCCCAGATCGTGACGGTCTCGCCCAGTGACACCGCCCAGTCGGCCGCGCGGCTCATGCTCGAAACGGAAGTCGGCGCACTGCCGGTCGAAGTGCCCGGCGTCGGCGCCATCGTCGGCATCATCACGGATCGCGACATCGTCGTATCGGTGCTCGGCCGGGGACTTTCCACCTCCACCACCATCGCCGAATTCATGACCGTCTCGCCCGAAGTCTGCAACGAGACCGACGAGACGGCAGCGGTCGCGGCCCGCATGCGGGACCTCGGCGTGCGCCGCCTCGTGGTGGTGAACGACGAGCGCCGGGTCGTCGGCATCGTCGGCATCGTCGATCTTCCGGCCGCAAAGCCGACGGAGGAGGAGCGATGA
- a CDS encoding DUF982 domain-containing protein, whose product MFATDRLWDEAVVLEGDRQVLRVQSTRDALLCLKNHWPIENGAAARTAQGVCEQGLTSDDDPALARRAFVEAAREAGFRVNSWTT is encoded by the coding sequence ATCTTTGCGACAGACCGGCTGTGGGACGAGGCCGTGGTGCTCGAAGGCGACCGCCAGGTGCTTCGCGTGCAGAGCACGCGCGATGCCCTGCTCTGCCTCAAGAACCACTGGCCGATCGAGAACGGGGCCGCCGCGCGAACGGCGCAGGGCGTGTGCGAGCAGGGATTGACGAGCGACGACGATCCCGCCCTTGCCCGCCGGGCCTTCGTCGAAGCCGCCAGGGAAGCCGGTTTTCGCGTGAATTCCTGGACGACGTAG
- a CDS encoding DNA topoisomerase IB, with product MAPENLKETGLVYVSDSEPGIRRQRAGRSFCYRLPDGSLVRDAALKARIASLGLPPAYENVWICLADNGHLQATGYDARGRKQYRYHPDWQSLKSGDKFDQLIAFGRALPKLRRAVRRDLDGAPGVIDTMLAAITVLLDEAHLRVGNRAYAEENKTYGATTLLKRHVSLADGGIELRFTAKGGKRVRRTLKNPRLQRLLEDCADLPGRQLFVWRDDGDAARPVDSGRLNTYLADISGIAVSAKTFRTWAGSLAAFSLARRAVEEGGRPTIKGMAQAAAEILHNTPAIARSSYIHPDVIALTEAPGALRLALRRPPLAVAGLRAEEERLLRFLESRRNARRRARRKAPASSS from the coding sequence ATGGCGCCGGAGAACCTCAAGGAGACCGGTCTCGTCTACGTCTCCGACAGCGAGCCCGGAATCCGGCGCCAGCGCGCCGGCCGCAGCTTCTGCTATCGCCTGCCGGACGGTTCGCTGGTGCGGGATGCGGCCCTGAAGGCGCGCATCGCCTCCCTCGGCCTGCCGCCCGCCTACGAGAATGTCTGGATATGCCTTGCGGACAACGGCCATCTCCAGGCGACGGGCTACGATGCGCGCGGGCGCAAGCAGTATCGCTACCATCCCGACTGGCAGTCGCTGAAGAGCGGCGACAAGTTTGACCAGCTCATCGCCTTTGGCCGGGCGCTGCCAAAGCTCCGGCGCGCCGTGCGACGCGATCTCGACGGTGCGCCCGGCGTGATCGACACCATGCTGGCGGCGATCACCGTGCTGCTCGACGAGGCGCATCTTCGCGTCGGCAACCGCGCCTATGCCGAGGAGAACAAGACCTATGGCGCGACGACGCTCCTCAAGCGGCATGTCTCGCTCGCCGACGGGGGCATCGAGCTGCGCTTTACCGCCAAGGGCGGCAAGCGCGTGCGCAGGACGCTGAAAAACCCTCGGCTCCAGCGCCTGCTGGAGGACTGCGCCGACCTGCCGGGCCGCCAGCTTTTCGTCTGGAGGGATGACGGCGATGCGGCCCGGCCGGTCGATTCCGGCCGGCTCAACACCTATCTCGCCGATATTTCCGGCATCGCCGTTTCCGCTAAGACGTTCCGCACCTGGGCCGGCAGCCTCGCTGCCTTCTCCCTCGCGCGCCGCGCGGTAGAGGAAGGTGGCCGGCCGACGATCAAGGGCATGGCGCAGGCGGCGGCCGAGATCCTGCACAACACGCCGGCCATCGCCCGCTCGAGCTATATCCACCCGGATGTCATCGCGCTCACCGAGGCGCCCGGGGCGTTGCGTCTTGCGCTGCGTCGTCCGCCGCTGGCCGTCGCCGGGCTCAGGGCGGAGGAGGAGCGGCTGCTGCGCTTCCTGGAGAGCCGGCGGAACGCCCGCCGGCGCGCGCGCCGGAAAGCCCCGGCTTCTTCGTCTTGA
- the glgX gene encoding glycogen debranching protein GlgX, translating into MGYSFSELDFMKPELGAEFTGEGTHFAVFSAHAEQVELCLFSDDGKEETARLPLPKREGDVWSGYIAGLKPGTVYGYRAHGPYEPDAGHRFNPNKLLLDPYAKQVLGTLDWNDALYGYRIGDPQEDLSFDERDSAPFMVKGVVQDPAFDWAGDQAIRRPWTETIIYEAHVRGMTMAHPGVPEELRGTFLGMASDPIVEHLVDLGISAVELLPIQYFPDDRYLLEKGLRNYWGYQTLGFFAPQPRFLSGSAITEFKTMVKRFHAAGIEVIMDVVYNHTAEGSERGPTLSFRGLDNLSYYRLSPDDLRHTYDTTGTGNTLNVAHPMVLRMVLDSLRYWVGAMHVDGFRFDLASTLGRTRHIEFDREGTFFDAIRQDPMLSGVKLIAEPWDVGDGGYQVGGFPHPFREWNDKYRDDVRRFWKGDGGLVPGLASRLTGSAQQFNHSDRGATASVNLISAHDGFTLMDTVSYGDKHNEDNGEENRDGHSDNHSDNMGAEGPTDDGGILSARSRRRRNMIATLMLSQGVPMLLGGDELGNGQQGNNNAYCQDNEIGWTDWSGLDDPFLDFCKGAIAFRKAHAALRQERFATGEPAEDGTVEIAWYRPDGATMQDADWEDGELRILGLFLSRPANGEGLDRLFLVYNAGGDCAVELPAVNGITAWKRVLDTGAEEGAFTEHPAESPATVYGASVAVFEPAE; encoded by the coding sequence ATGGGGTACTCGTTTTCCGAACTCGACTTCATGAAGCCGGAGCTCGGCGCCGAATTCACCGGCGAGGGCACGCATTTCGCCGTCTTTTCCGCCCATGCCGAGCAGGTGGAGCTTTGTCTCTTCAGCGATGACGGCAAGGAGGAGACGGCGCGGCTGCCGCTGCCCAAGCGCGAGGGCGACGTCTGGTCCGGCTATATTGCCGGGTTGAAGCCCGGAACGGTCTACGGCTACCGCGCGCACGGCCCCTATGAGCCGGATGCCGGCCACCGCTTCAATCCCAACAAGCTGCTGCTCGACCCCTATGCCAAGCAGGTCCTCGGCACGCTCGACTGGAACGATGCGCTTTACGGCTACCGCATCGGGGACCCGCAGGAAGACCTGTCCTTCGACGAGCGCGACAGTGCCCCCTTCATGGTCAAGGGCGTGGTCCAGGACCCGGCCTTCGACTGGGCGGGCGACCAGGCGATCCGCCGTCCCTGGACGGAGACGATCATCTACGAGGCGCATGTGCGCGGCATGACGATGGCCCATCCGGGCGTGCCGGAAGAACTGCGCGGCACCTTCCTCGGCATGGCGAGCGACCCGATCGTCGAGCATCTCGTCGATCTCGGCATTTCCGCCGTCGAGCTGCTGCCGATCCAGTATTTCCCTGACGATCGCTATCTGCTGGAAAAGGGCCTGCGCAACTACTGGGGCTACCAGACGCTCGGCTTCTTCGCGCCGCAGCCGCGCTTCCTGTCGGGTTCGGCCATCACCGAGTTCAAGACCATGGTCAAGCGCTTCCATGCCGCGGGCATCGAGGTGATCATGGACGTGGTCTACAACCACACCGCCGAAGGCTCCGAGCGTGGGCCGACGCTCAGTTTCCGCGGGCTCGACAATCTCAGCTACTATCGCCTGTCGCCCGACGATCTCCGCCACACCTACGATACGACCGGCACGGGCAACACGCTCAACGTCGCCCATCCCATGGTGCTCCGCATGGTGCTCGACAGCCTGCGCTACTGGGTCGGCGCCATGCATGTCGACGGCTTCCGCTTCGACCTTGCCAGCACGCTCGGCCGTACCCGGCATATCGAGTTCGACCGCGAGGGCACGTTCTTCGATGCGATCCGGCAGGATCCGATGCTTTCCGGCGTCAAGCTGATCGCCGAACCGTGGGACGTCGGAGACGGCGGCTACCAGGTCGGCGGCTTCCCCCATCCGTTTCGCGAGTGGAACGACAAGTATCGCGACGACGTGCGCCGCTTCTGGAAAGGGGACGGTGGGCTCGTCCCGGGACTTGCATCCCGGCTGACGGGCTCCGCGCAGCAATTCAACCATTCCGACCGGGGCGCCACCGCATCGGTCAACCTCATCAGCGCCCATGACGGCTTCACCCTCATGGACACGGTCTCCTACGGCGACAAGCACAACGAGGACAATGGCGAGGAGAACCGCGACGGCCACTCCGACAACCATTCGGACAATATGGGCGCCGAAGGCCCCACCGACGACGGCGGCATCCTCTCGGCGCGCTCCCGCCGCCGGCGCAACATGATCGCCACGCTGATGCTGAGCCAGGGCGTGCCGATGCTGCTGGGCGGCGACGAGCTCGGCAACGGCCAGCAGGGCAACAACAACGCCTATTGCCAGGACAACGAGATCGGCTGGACGGACTGGAGCGGCCTCGATGACCCGTTCCTCGATTTCTGCAAGGGCGCGATCGCCTTCCGCAAGGCCCACGCGGCGCTCCGGCAGGAGCGGTTCGCGACCGGCGAGCCGGCGGAGGACGGCACGGTCGAGATCGCGTGGTACAGGCCCGACGGTGCGACCATGCAGGACGCGGACTGGGAGGACGGCGAGCTTCGGATCCTCGGCCTCTTCCTCTCGCGGCCCGCCAATGGCGAGGGGCTCGACCGGCTCTTCCTCGTCTACAATGCGGGCGGGGACTGCGCGGTGGAGCTTCCCGCGGTGAATGGCATCACGGCATGGAAACGGGTGCTGGATACGGGGGCCGAGGAGGGAGCCTTCACGGAACATCCCGCCGAAAGCCCGGCGACGGTCTACGGCGCCAGCGTCGCCGTCTTCGAACCGGCGGAATAG